GGCTTGCCGTTCGCTAATGCTGTGCTGTTGCTCCCGGATTTTGTGTTGCCACTCGGCGGTAAAAAGATACTCTAGGCTCGTGTGGAGTTGGAGTTTTTGCAAAATGTCCCACTCCTGGCGATCGCACCAAAACCCATTACATCCAGGGCAGCGTTCCAGGTAAAAGGGCTGATCGACAGGAACTTTGACCCGCGATAGGTAACGACGACATTCTGGACAAAGGGCGGCCTTGTTGTCTGTGGGGCCAGGGATAACGGTTTCAGCTAGGGTGAGCTGGGTATTGATCTGCTTCGGTTTGTGTTGGCTATTTTGCCAAGCCTGGTAGCGATCGCCCGAAAGCCAATCCCCTTCACATTTTTCGCAATGGTAGCTGGAGAGCTCTCCCCCGAGAACATGATCGACTAAATCGACATCACGACATTTTGGACATTGCACAGCGCTATTTCTCCCTCATTTTTCCTTCGTTTCATCCTACGCTGAAGCCGATCTTGCCACAACTGAGCCGTACAAATTTTGCCATAATCCCCTTAGAGCAAATCTATGGGGAAATGTATGACGCGATTATCAGTGGTGGTGGTCCATGGCAGCTTTAGTGACATTTATCAGCAGGAATTTCAAGGGCTTCTGGCCCAGGTAAAAGCCCAAATAAATCATCCGGTGCTGGGGGCTTATTTGGAATGTAGTGATGTATCGTTGGCCGGGGCGATCGCCCAGTTTCTCCAGGGCCAAGCTGGCCTCCCTGAGCAGGTGCAAATTTTGCCGCTCTTTCTCCTCCCCGGCGTCCATGTGCGGGAGGATCTCCCCGAGGCGATCGCCCAACTGAGGGCGCAATTTCCCCAGGTGACGTTTAATTTACTCGACTACCTCGGCAAAGATGGCCGTTTGGCCCCTTTTCTCGCACCGCAATTTTCTCCTAATTCTGCTGCCCAACGGATTCTCATCGCCCACGGTAGCCGGCGCACTGGGGCTAACCCAGAGATCGAGAAGCTCGCCCAAGCCCTAGATGCCCATACCGCTTACTGGGCCACAGAACCATCTCTGGTACAAACCCTGGAGCGCTGCCAAAGGGAATCAATCAATACCTTTTCCTGTGTACCCTACTTTCTTTTTTCCGGGAAAATTCCCGGGGCGATCGCCCAGCAGATTACAACGCTAACCGAGGCTGATCCCCACTTGAGCATCCACCTTGGTCAACCCTTTGGTACAAATCCCCAATGTGCCCAGGCGATCGCTCAGATTCTCAATACCTAAGCCAGCACCGGAGAAATATTGCTGTTCTTTACGGATTTATAAGAAAAATTCAGCCCAATGGCATTATATTGATGGACTAGTCGCCCTCGGCGACGAACGCCCTTAGTAATACAAATTTAAATAAGCAACCTAAGCATATCTACTTACAGCCTTGACAAATCCTTGCCTGTAGGTCTGCCTTCACAGTTAAATAAGTGGAGATATACCGATTTACTTTATTGCTGTATTGAGGAAAAACATGAATAAAATTCTGGGGATCGACCCACTCAAAAAATTTATTTTCGGGATTAGCGCCTTTGTTTTACTATTCTGGCAACTCAATGTCGGCGCTGCCAATGCTACCGCTCTCCGAGAAGTAGACCGCACCGTCAACCTCAATGAAACCGAAACGGTCGTCCTCAGTGACCAACAGGTTGCCCAGGGAGAGCGCATCTTTATCAATACCTGTTCCACCTGTCACAACAGCGGTCGGACCAAGAGTAACCCCAACGTTTCCCTTTCCCTTGAGGATCTCGAAGGGGCAGAACCCCGCCGCGACAATATCTTGGCGATGGTCGATTACTTAAAAAATCCTACCTCCTATGACGGTGAGCTAGATCTTGCTCAATTGCACCCCAATACTACCCGTGCCGACATCTGGAGTAGCATGCGGAACCTCAATGAAGAGGATCTCCAAAATGTTTCTGGTTATGTCCTTGTTCAAGCCCAGGTACGGGGCGTTGCTTGGGGCGGCGGTAAGACCGTTAACTAAGATTTATGCCATTTAATTGATGTGGGCGAGATCAAGCTCTTGATCGCAAACTCACGAAAAATAATGCACAAAAGACAGCCTAAGTGATGGTTGTCTTTTTTATTGGGGATTGTTTGGCTCAATTCTTCAAGGGTTTTTGGAGGAGTCTAGATCTGTGTTAGGCTGCTCCCCGGGTTTTCTACCATGGATTACTGATCAATTAGGTTGCTTTTATTTGCCAGAAAAAAACTCCCCAGGGTGGGGAGTAAAAGAGCATCACAGATATTACTGCTTGGGGGAGGGGAGTTGAGAGAGGCGATCGCCTACAGGGTGAGGCTGTGGGTGTTGTTTTCGATCAAGTCTGCCAAATCCTTGAGGAAGGCGGCGGCATCGGCCCCGTAGATGACCCGGTGGTCACAGGTGATGTTCACCGTCATTTGTTTCTTCACCCCGAATAAACCATCGGCGGTGGCGACAACTTTCGGTTGGGCGGCGGCGATCGCCAAAATAGAACCTTGGCCAGGGGGTAAGATTGCATCAAAGCTGCTGACCCCAAACATCCCCAAGTTAGAGAGGGTAAAAGTGCCAGTGCTATATTCATCGGGCTGCAGTTGCTTGAGGCGAGCCCGGTCAACAAGATCTTTCCATTTGCGGGAGAGAGAATAAATATCCATCTGGTCGGCATTTTGCAGCACAGGCGTAATCAAACCGCCATCAGGCATCGCCACGGCGACAGCAACATTAATGCCACTGCTGTACCGAATCGCATTATCGCCAAAACTGGCGTTAACAACCGGGTGCTTTTGCAATGTCATTGCCACAGCCTTCGCCAACAAACCTGTCATTGTGACACCTTTGCTCTTGATCTGCTTGTAGAGCGCATCGAGAGCATCGGTAGTGATGTCGTAGGACACATGGAAAGTGGGTACGCTCAGGCTGGCATTCATGTTCCGCACTACGGCCTGTTGGAGCGTATTTAAGGGAACTACTTCACCAGGGGTCACTGCTACTGCAACTGGAGCCGGGGCGGCGGCCTTAGCGGCGACCGGGGCGGGAGCGGCGACGGCCATGGGTGCGGGTGCTGCTGCTGGGGCTTTGCCGGCTGCTTTTTCCACATCTTCAGCCACAATGCGACCATGGGGCCCAGACCCAGGAATCGTTTTTAAATCAACACCAAATTCTTTGGCCAGCTTCTTCGCCCTGGGGGAAGCAACAATTCTGCCATCATTGACCACAGGAGCTGGAGCAGGGGGAGCCGCAGGGGCTGGGACGGGAGTTGCAACAACGGGGGCCGATTCCGGGGCTGGAGCTGCAGGGGTTGCGGGTGCTGCTACTGGGGCACTACTACCACCACCTTTGAGGGTTGCGGCCTTTTGTTTGGCTTCTTCAATTTCTGCTTCGGTATCAGCGACGAGGGCGATCGCCGAACCAACGGGTGCTTCTTCACCGGCTTCAACAATAATGGCAGCCAGGAACCCTTCATTAAAGGACTCCACATCCATATCAGCTTTGTCAGATTCCACCACGACAACGGTTTCACCTTTAGCGACTTTATCCCCCGGGGACTTGGTCCAAGAGACGATCTTACCTTCGGTCATCGTGGAACTGAGGGCGGGCATGAAAATATCGTGAATCATGGAGGAATCTTCTTTTAAAACAACGATGTGGACAAACTGTAGAACCGTTGTAGATTCTATCAGGTAACAGTTCTCAGTTAGTAGAGACGCGCTATTGGCCCCTAGACATTTGAGCCAATGGGCTTAGGCCGCAGCAATGAAGCTATCTAAATCTGAGAGGACTTCTTGGCTGTGGATTGCAGGATTAACACCGAGATAAATTTTACGCAAAACCCCATCGGGATCAATCAGATAAGTGTGGCGCAGGGAATAGCCCGTCAAATAGGAGCCATATTGTTTACTGACATCACCAGTACTGTCGGCGAGGAGGGGAAACTTCAGCCCCTCGGCATCGCAAAACGCTTCATGGGAATCGACATCATCGACGCTCACCCCCAAAATTTGCACGTTGCGGTCTAAATACTGGGGTAAATCCTGCTGGAAGCGGCGAGCTTCGAGGGTACAGCCGGGGGTGAAATCCTGGGGATAAAAATAAAGCACCACCCATTGACCCCGGTAATCAGCCAGGGAAAATTCTTGGATCTCCCCGTCACCGGCATTTCCGAGCAGGGTAAATTCTGGGGCAGGCTGGTCTAGGGTCGGTTGGGTTCCCCCCAGGGCGATCGCCCCATCCATCGGCAACCATAGACAGGCGATCGCCAGCACCGCGATGAGAGTTGTCCGTAAAAATTTCAACATAGGATAAAAAGCCGGTTTTGATACAAGATAATGTTGTAGCAAATCAAGGCAAATCTAACATCCCACAAACCATGGCAGATATTAAAATCGGCATCATCGGCGGCAGCGGTCTCTACAAAATGGAAGCCCTCCAGAATATCGAAGAAGTCACCGTTGAGACCCCCTTTGGTGCGCCCAGCGACAAGCTCATTACCGGCACTCTCAATGGTATCCCCGTAGTCTTCTTACCCCGCCACGGCCGCAACCATCATCTCTTGCCAACCGAACTGCCCTTCCGTGCCAATATCTATGCCCTCAAATCCCTCGGTGTGGAATACATCATCTCTGCCTCTGCGGTAGGCTCCCTCCAGGCGGCAATCAAACCCGTCGACATGGTGGTCCCTGATCAATTTATTGACCGCACCCGCCACCGCACCGATACCTTTTTTGGTGAAGGCATTGTCGCCCATGTGACCTTTGGAGATCCCGTTTGTCCCCAGTTGGCGCAGATCCTGGGGGATGCCGTGGAATCTTTGAACTTAGAAGGCGTTGACCTGCACCGGGGCGGCACCTACGTCTGCATGGAAGGCCCCGCTTTTTCCACCAAAGCCGAATCGAACCTATACCGTAGTTGGGATGCCAGTATCATCGGCATGACCAACCTCCAGGAAGCGAAATTGGCCCGGGAAGCGGAAATGGCCTATGCCACCCTCGCCCTTGTGACTGATTACGACTGTTGGCACCCAGACCATGAAAGTGTCACCGTCGAAATGGTGATTGCTAATCTCCATAAAAATGCCACCAATGCCCAAAAAGTCATCCAGGCTGTTGTCGAAAAGTTAGCGGCAAATCCCCCCCAATCGGCGGCCCATGATGCCCTCAAATATGCGATCCTCACCCCCCTCGATCAGGTCCCCGCAGCCACTAAAGAAAAGTTGGCTTTACTGCTGAAAAAATATTTGTAAAACCTAAAAAAATTGGCACTCTCAGCGGGAAACTGCTAAATATTGCAAAAAGTTTGTAGATAACCCTTTGAGGGGGGATTTTTCTTAAACTAAAGAGATATCAGTCCCGATTACATTACCGTAGGGATGAGCGCTCTCCTTTTTGTTATTCCTCGTGCCAAAGGAATAAAAAGTTTGGTGACATGGGGAACTGAGTTTTCCAGTTGTCATACATTTGGAGTGTGCAAAAATGACCTACTCTTTTGATCTCCTTGGGGTTACCCCCCTCATTACTTTTTTCAACTATCAGCAGCAAAACGAACAAGACCCCCAGCGCCCTAAGGCTTATCTCGCCGCCTATCGTTGTACCCTCGATAGCTTTATTGATGCCCTAGACATGATTCCGAAAAGACCCCATTGGAATTGGGATGAGGTGGTGGAGACCATGGTGCATTTTTGGCTAAAGCAGGAAGATATGGTCCGTCGCTGTGAACAGGAACTCCCCAGCAATCCAGAAGAACCTTATCTGGTGGTAGCCCGGGTAGCTAATCTCACGGCCATGCGCCATGAATTTGAGTCTCTCTTTGCCGGTTAGATCCTTATCGTCATCAATGATTTAGTGTGGGGCACTGGGGTAGAAAAAAAGAGGTGGAACTTACACCACCTCTCGGATCTAGCTTGCAAGACTAATGGATAACAGCGGTCTTGCTGTGTTTAATGGCTTAGGCTTCCCACTTCTGGGCAACAATTTCAGCGAGGTCAACTACACGCTGGGAATAGCCCCATTCGTTGTCATACCAAGCGACAACCTTGATCAAGTCGCCATCGAGAGCGAGGGTGAGGCTCCCATCGACGGTAGAAGATACATCAGTACCCCGGAAATCACAGGAAACGAGGGGCTCTTCGGTGTAGGCGAGGATGCCTTTCATGGAACCTTCTGCTGCTTCCTTGAGAACTTGGTTGACTTCTTCGGCGATCGTTTTCTTTTCGATGTTGGCGACAAGGTCAACTACGGAAACGTTGGGGGTGGGGACACGCATTGCAATCCCGGTGAGCTTACCTTTCATTTCGGGGATGACCAGAGCAACGGCTTGGGCCGCACCAGTGGAGGTGGGCACAATATTTTCTGCGGCAGCCCGAGCCCGACGGAGGTCACGGTGGCTGTTGTCAAGGATCCGCTGGTCACCGGTGTAACTGTGGACCGTGGTCATCGTACCTTTGACGATACCAAAGCGTTCGTGGAGAACTTTAACAACGGGAGCAAGACAGTTAGTGGTACAGCTTGCGTTACTGAGAATATCGTATTTATCGTGGGAATATTGGTCAGCGTTTACACCAACAACGTAGGTGCCTACACCTGCGCCTTTACCAGGGGCAGTGAGGACAACTTTCTTGGCGCCGGCTGTGAGGTGCTTAGATGCGCCTTCGTCGGAGTTGAACACACCGGTCGATTCAATGACTAGGTCAACACCCCATTCTTTCCAAGGCAGATTGAGGGGGTTTCTGTCGGAACAACACTTGATCACTTGGCCGTTGACTGTCAAGGAGTTGGCGTCATAACCGATTTCGCCATCGAATTTACCCAACATCGTATCGTAACGAAGCATATGGGCATTGCTTTTGGTATCGGTAGTCGCGTTGATCCCAACGACTTGGAGTTGGCTGTTTTCGCGACCAGCCCAACATCTCAAGAAGTTGCGTCCAATACGTCCAAATCCGTTAATCGCTACTCTAATCACCGCGTCTTGCCCTCTATTAAAGATTAAATTGCAATAAAAGTTTTCATTTGATGACCCCAATCATATCAAAGACTGCACAATTCGATCCCCGAATTTCAGGAAACCCATGAACTGATTTGCTGACTAAACTCTGGCTACTCTGCTTCTGGGAGGAGAAAAGGCGATCGCCAAAAGAAGTTTGCCGAGAAAGCACCTTGCTTGTAAAAGTCCGGTAATATTGCATACTTAAATGTGTTCTGTCCCCTATCGTCGCCATAGCCAACGATAGGATGTGTGAGGGGAAAAATCGTTGAAAACTGTAGATCTAAGCGGAAAACCATTTCACTTCATCGGAATTGGAGGGATTGGAATGTCTGCCCTCGCCTATGTTTTGACTAACAAAAATATTCCTGTGTCTGGTTCTGACCAACGGGCGAGCCACATCACAGAGCGATTGGCGGCAGTGGGAGCGCATATTTTCAATCAACAGGTTCCAGAAAATCTCCAGGCTTTTTCTTCGAGTGATCAATCCCCTAACCAACACAGTCTGCCCCAGGTCATTTGTTCGACGGCAATTGGCCAAGGAAATTCCGAGTTTCAAGCAGCTCAATCCTTAGGCTGCAATATTTTTCACCGCTCTGATGTGCTGTCGGCCTTGGTGAAAGAATATGACAGCATCGCTGTGGGGGGAACCCATGGTAAAACGACCACCAGTAGCTTGATTGGTTATATTTTTTTAGTGGCAGGTCTTGACCCCACAATCATCGTCGGCGGTGAAGTAGATGCCTGGGATGGGAATGCCCGCCTTGGCCAGGGGACTTATTTAGTGGCTGAGGCGGATGAATCTGATGGAACTTTGGTCAAACTCCGACCCCAGCTGGGGGTGGTGACGAATATTGAATTAGACCACCCAGATCATTATCAATCCTTAGACCAAGTGGTGGACATCTTCCAGACCTTTGCGCGCCACTGCGAAACTTTGGTGGCCTGTGTCGATTGCCCGACGATCGCCAAGGGGGTTTTATCCCATCAGATAGGCTATGGCCTAAACAATATCGATCAGGCAGACTATTGGGCCACGGACATTGAATATGGGCCTTTATCGACCCGCGCGGTGATCTGGGAGCGGGGCGATCGCCTCGGAGAAATCAACCTTGCCCTCCTGGGATCCCATAATTTATGCAATGCCCTCGGGGCGATCGCCGTAGCCCGCCATTGTGGTGTTCCCTTTGCGCCCATTGCCGAAGCCCTAGCTTCTTTCCAGGGAGCGAAGCGACGCTTTGAGATCCGGGGCCAACGCCAGGGC
The nucleotide sequence above comes from [Synechococcus] sp. NIES-970. Encoded proteins:
- a CDS encoding CbiX-like protein, translating into MGKCMTRLSVVVVHGSFSDIYQQEFQGLLAQVKAQINHPVLGAYLECSDVSLAGAIAQFLQGQAGLPEQVQILPLFLLPGVHVREDLPEAIAQLRAQFPQVTFNLLDYLGKDGRLAPFLAPQFSPNSAAQRILIAHGSRRTGANPEIEKLAQALDAHTAYWATEPSLVQTLERCQRESINTFSCVPYFLFSGKIPGAIAQQITTLTEADPHLSIHLGQPFGTNPQCAQAIAQILNT
- the murC gene encoding UDP-N-acetylmuramate--alanine ligase, with the protein product MSALAYVLTNKNIPVSGSDQRASHITERLAAVGAHIFNQQVPENLQAFSSSDQSPNQHSLPQVICSTAIGQGNSEFQAAQSLGCNIFHRSDVLSALVKEYDSIAVGGTHGKTTTSSLIGYIFLVAGLDPTIIVGGEVDAWDGNARLGQGTYLVAEADESDGTLVKLRPQLGVVTNIELDHPDHYQSLDQVVDIFQTFARHCETLVACVDCPTIAKGVLSHQIGYGLNNIDQADYWATDIEYGPLSTRAVIWERGDRLGEINLALLGSHNLCNALGAIAVARHCGVPFAPIAEALASFQGAKRRFEIRGQRQGITFIDDYAHHPSEIEATLQSARLRAGQGQRVVAIFQPHRYSRTLAFLDEFAKAFKNADVTIITDIYGAGEKNVDNLTGEALQRAIAKQQNNVFYHPDLQSLPLWLVPQLQTGDLVLFLGAGNLNQTIPTLLAQWPTDDSSPLAPQPLTQCAAPD
- a CDS encoding hypothetical protein (conserved hypothetical protein), with amino-acid sequence MTYSFDLLGVTPLITFFNYQQQNEQDPQRPKAYLAAYRCTLDSFIDALDMIPKRPHWNWDEVVETMVHFWLKQEDMVRRCEQELPSNPEEPYLVVARVANLTAMRHEFESLFAG
- the gap_1 gene encoding glyceraldehyde-3-phosphate dehydrogenase, type I, translating into MIRVAINGFGRIGRNFLRCWAGRENSQLQVVGINATTDTKSNAHMLRYDTMLGKFDGEIGYDANSLTVNGQVIKCCSDRNPLNLPWKEWGVDLVIESTGVFNSDEGASKHLTAGAKKVVLTAPGKGAGVGTYVVGVNADQYSHDKYDILSNASCTTNCLAPVVKVLHERFGIVKGTMTTVHSYTGDQRILDNSHRDLRRARAAAENIVPTSTGAAQAVALVIPEMKGKLTGIAMRVPTPNVSVVDLVANIEKKTIAEEVNQVLKEAAEGSMKGILAYTEEPLVSCDFRGTDVSSTVDGSLTLALDGDLIKVVAWYDNEWGYSQRVVDLAEIVAQKWEA
- the mtaP gene encoding methylthioadenosine phosphorylase, whose amino-acid sequence is MADIKIGIIGGSGLYKMEALQNIEEVTVETPFGAPSDKLITGTLNGIPVVFLPRHGRNHHLLPTELPFRANIYALKSLGVEYIISASAVGSLQAAIKPVDMVVPDQFIDRTRHRTDTFFGEGIVAHVTFGDPVCPQLAQILGDAVESLNLEGVDLHRGGTYVCMEGPAFSTKAESNLYRSWDASIIGMTNLQEAKLAREAEMAYATLALVTDYDCWHPDHESVTVEMVIANLHKNATNAQKVIQAVVEKLAANPPQSAAHDALKYAILTPLDQVPAATKEKLALLLKKYL
- the bcp_1 gene encoding AhpC/TSA family, which encodes MLKFLRTTLIAVLAIACLWLPMDGAIALGGTQPTLDQPAPEFTLLGNAGDGEIQEFSLADYRGQWVVLYFYPQDFTPGCTLEARRFQQDLPQYLDRNVQILGVSVDDVDSHEAFCDAEGLKFPLLADSTGDVSKQYGSYLTGYSLRHTYLIDPDGVLRKIYLGVNPAIHSQEVLSDLDSFIAAA
- a CDS encoding dihydrolipoamide S-acetyltransferase translates to MIHDIFMPALSSTMTEGKIVSWTKSPGDKVAKGETVVVVESDKADMDVESFNEGFLAAIIVEAGEEAPVGSAIALVADTEAEIEEAKQKAATLKGGGSSAPVAAPATPAAPAPESAPVVATPVPAPAAPPAPAPVVNDGRIVASPRAKKLAKEFGVDLKTIPGSGPHGRIVAEDVEKAAGKAPAAAPAPMAVAAPAPVAAKAAAPAPVAVAVTPGEVVPLNTLQQAVVRNMNASLSVPTFHVSYDITTDALDALYKQIKSKGVTMTGLLAKAVAMTLQKHPVVNASFGDNAIRYSSGINVAVAVAMPDGGLITPVLQNADQMDIYSLSRKWKDLVDRARLKQLQPDEYSTGTFTLSNLGMFGVSSFDAILPPGQGSILAIAAAQPKVVATADGLFGVKKQMTVNITCDHRVIYGADAAAFLKDLADLIENNTHSLTL
- a CDS encoding hypothetical protein (conserved hypothetical protein) yields the protein MQCPKCRDVDLVDHVLGGELSSYHCEKCEGDWLSGDRYQAWQNSQHKPKQINTQLTLAETVIPGPTDNKAALCPECRRYLSRVKVPVDQPFYLERCPGCNGFWCDRQEWDILQKLQLHTSLEYLFTAEWQHKIREQQHSISERQALIQKLGEQLATEVFHLGDKLTAHENGDFAVAYLARQVAENQDNLPQ
- the psbV gene encoding cytochrome c-550 precursor, which codes for MNKILGIDPLKKFIFGISAFVLLFWQLNVGAANATALREVDRTVNLNETETVVLSDQQVAQGERIFINTCSTCHNSGRTKSNPNVSLSLEDLEGAEPRRDNILAMVDYLKNPTSYDGELDLAQLHPNTTRADIWSSMRNLNEEDLQNVSGYVLVQAQVRGVAWGGGKTVN